A window of the Phaseolus vulgaris cultivar G19833 chromosome 5, P. vulgaris v2.0, whole genome shotgun sequence genome harbors these coding sequences:
- the LOC137835043 gene encoding pentatricopeptide repeat-containing protein At1g20230-like, whose product MISDVFLGNALIHAYGKCKCTEGARRVFDDLVVKDVVSWTCMSSCYVNCGLPRQGLAVFHEMGRNGVKPNSVTVSSILPACSELKDLKSGRAIHGFAMRHEMMENVFVCSALVSMYARCLSVKPARLVFDLMPHRDVVSWNGVLTAYFTNKEYEKGLALFSQMRSKGVKADEATWNAVIGGCMENGQTEEAVEMLRKMQSMGFKPNQITISSFLPACSILESLRMGKEVHCYVFRHWLVWDLTTLTAVVYMYAKCGDLNLSRNVFGMMHRKDVVAWNTMIIANAMHGNGKEVLLLFESMLQSGMRPNSVTFTGVLSGCSHSRLVEEGLQIFNSMGRDHQVEPDANHYACMVDVFSRAGRLDEAYEFIQRMPMEPTASAWGALLGACRVYKNVELAKVSASKLFEIEPNNPGNYVSLFNILVTAKLWSEASKARILMKERGITKTPGCSWLQVGNRVYTFVVGDKNNMESDKIYGFLDELDEKMKLAGYKPDTDYVLQDVDQEEKAASLCSHSERLAVAFGILNLNGQSSIRVFKNLRICGDCHSVIKYISKVVGMTIIVRDSLRFHHFRNGNCSCQDLW is encoded by the coding sequence ATGATTTCTGATGTTTTCTTGGGCAATGCATTGATTCATGCCTATGGGAAGTGTAAATGCACTGAAGGTGCCAGGCGGGTTTTTGATGATTTGGTTGTGAAAGATGTGGTTTCTTGGACCTGCATGTCTTCATGCTATGTCAATTGTGGATTGCCTAGACAAGGCCTAGCTGTTTTTCACGAAATGGGACGGAATGGGGTGAAGCCAAATTCAGTGACAGTATCTAGCATTTTGCCAGCGTGCTCGGAATTGAAAGATTTGAAGTCTGGAAGGGCTATTCATGGATTTGCAATGAGACATGAGATGATGGAAAATGTGTTTGTCTGCAGTGCTCTTGTGAGCATGTATGCTAGATGTTTAAGTGTTAAACCGGCTAGACTAGTATTTGATTTGATGCCTCATCGAGATGTTGTGTCTTGGAATGGAGTTTTAACGGCATACTTCACAAACAAAGAATATGAGAAGGGTCTTGCCCTGTTTTCCCAAATGAGGAGCAAAGGAGTCAAAGCAGATGAAGCTACATGGAATGCTGTTATTGGGGGCTGCATGGAAAATGGGCAAACGGAGGAGGCAGTGGAGATGCTTAGGAAGATGCAAAGCATGGGATTTAAACCTAATCAAATTACAATTAGTAGTTTCTTACCGGCTTGCTCTATTTTAGAAAGCTTGAGGATGGGCAAGGAGGTACATTGCTATGTCTTTAGGCATTGGTTAGTTTGGGACTTAACAACCCTGACAGCGGTGGTATACATGTATGCTAAATGTGGTGACTTGAATCTTTCAAGGAATGTATTTGGTATGATGCACAGAAAAGATGTTGTTGCTTGGAACACGATGATAATTGCTAATGCAATGCATGGGAATGGAAAAGAAGTGCTTTTGCTGTTTGAGAGCATGCTTCAGTCAGGGATGAGGCCCAATTCTGTTACTTTTACTGGTGTTCTGTCTGGTTGTAGCCACTCAAGGCTGGTAGAGGAAGGACTCCAGATCTTTAATTCAATGGGCAGGGATCATCAAGTAGAACCTGATGCTAATCACTATGCATGCATGGTTGATGTCTTCAGCCGTGCTGGTCGGCTTGATGAGGCATACGAGTTTATACAGAGAATGCCTATGGAGCCAACTGCCAGTGCTTGGGGAGCACTTCTTGGTGCTTGTAGAGTTTATAAGAATGTGGAGTTGGCAAAAGTTTCAGCCAGTAAATTATTTGAGATTGAACCCAACAACCCTGGAAATTATGTTTCATTATTCAACATCCTTGTCACAGCCAAACTGTGGAGTGAAGCTTCAAAAGCCAGAATATTGATGAAAGAGAGAGGAATTACAAAAACTCCAGGCTGTAGTTGGCTTCAAGTGGGAAATAGAGTTTACACTTTTGTTGTTGGAGACAAAAATAACATGGAGAGTGATAAAATCTATGGCTTTTTGGATGAGTTAGATGAGAAAATGAAATTGGCCGGATATAAGCCTGACACTGATTATGTTCTGCAAGATGTTGACCAAGAGGAAAAAGCTGCGAGCCTTTGCAGCCACAGTGAGAGGCTTGCTGTTGCATTTGGGATTCTTAATTTGAATGGACAGTCATCTATACGGGTTTTTAAGAATTTGAGAATTTGTGGTGACTGTCACAGTGTCATTAAGTACATTTCTAAGGTTGTTGGCATGACAATCATCGTTAGAGACTCCTTGAGGTTTCATCACTTCAGAAATGGAAATTGTTCTTGTCAAGACTTGTGGTGA
- the LOC137835042 gene encoding pentatricopeptide repeat-containing protein At1g79080, chloroplastic, protein MASLLNTVSPAANLSPKTKRPTCGGFLHSQLPNLHTFSLNKGFSRVSASTQIAIAPKDTVFNLPKWRGGRNDPRGKELRVYDAFLHLEYLVGKGQKPEVTQATQLLYDLCKFNKARKAVKVMDMIVDSGIMPDAASYTYLLNFLCKRGNIGYALQLVEKMEGHGFPTTTVTYNTLVKGLCMHGNLNQSLQLLDKLTKKGLVPNAFTFSFLLEAAYKERGVDDARKLLDEIIAKGGKPNLVSYNVLLTGLCKEERTEDAIRLFRELPAKGFTPSVVSYNILLRSLCYEERWEEANELLAEMDKQGQSPSVVTYNILITSLSFHGRTEQAFQVLDEMTRSGFKVSATSYNPIVARLCKEGKVDLVVQCIDQMIQRRCNPNDGTYCAVAMLCEQAKVQEAFFIIQSLGSKQSNPMHDFYKNVIASLCRKGNTYAAFQMLYEMTKYGFTPDSFTYSSMIRGMCREGMLDEALKIFRILEENDHIPNIDNYNALILGFCKARRTDMSIEIFLMMVNKGCVPNENTYTILVEGLAFEEETDIAADLLKELCGKEVLSQSTVERLCMQFDFKELIAAE, encoded by the coding sequence ATGGCTTCACTGCTGAATACAGTGTCACCAGCTGCAAATTTATCCCCCAAAACAAAACGACCCACTTGTGGCGGTTTCTTGCACTCCCAACTTCCGAATCTCCACACTTTTTCCCTCAACAAGGGTTTTTCTAGGGTTTCGGCTTCGACCCAGATTGCCATTGCCCCAAAAGATACGGTTTTTAATCTCCCCAAATGGAGAGGTGGGAGGAATGACCCTAGGGGTAAAGAGCTGAGGGTCTATGATGCATTTCTCCATTTAGAGTATTTGGTAGGTAAGGGCCAAAAGCCAGAGGTGACTCAAGCAACACAGCTTTTGTATGATCTTTGCAAGTTTAACAAAGCTAGAAAGGCTGTGAAGGTGATGGATATGATAGTTGATTCAGGTATTATGCCTGATGCAGCCTCTTATACATACTTGCTCAATTTTCTGTGCAAGAGAGGCAATATTGGGTATGCACTTCAGTTAGTTGAGAAGATGGAGGGGCATGGTTTTCCAACTACTACTGTTACCTACAACACTCTTGTTAAAGGCCTTTGCATGCATGGCAACTTGAACCAGAGCTTGCAGCTCTTGGATAAGTTGACAAAGAAGGGCTTGGTCCCGAATGCATTCacattttctttccttctgGAAGCGGCGTATAAGGAAAGGGGAGTGGATGATGCCAGGAAGCTTCTTGATGAGATAATTGCCAAGGGTGGAAAGCCTAATTTGGTCAGTTACAATGTGCTGTTAACTGGGTTGTGCAAGGAAGAGAGAACTGAAGATGCTATCAGGCTTTTCAGGGAATTGCCTGCAAAAGGGTTCACTCCTAGTGTTGTGAGTTACAACATTTTGCTGAGGAGTTTGTGCTATGAAGAGCGGTGGGAGGAAGCGAACGAACTTCTTGCAGAGATGGATAAACAGGGCCAGTCTCCCTCGGTGGTTACTTATAACATATTGATTACTTCACTTTCATTTCATGGAAGAACAGAACAAGCTTTCCAGGTTTTGGATGAAATGACAAGGAGTGGGTTCAAGGTGAGTGCTACTAGCTATAATCCGATTGTTGCCCGTCTCTGCAAGGAAGGGAAAGTGGATCTTGTTGTTCAATGTATAGACCAAATGATTCAACGACGCTGTAATCCTAATGATGGAACGTACTGTGCTGTTGCAATGCTGTGTGAGCAAGCTAAGGTGCAGGAGGCTTTCTTTATAATCCAAAGCTTGGGTAGTAAACAAAGCAACCCTATGCATGATTTTTACAAAAACGTGATTGCAAGCCTGTGTAGGAAAGGGAACACATATGCAGCCTTTCAGATGTTATACGAAATGACAAAGTATGGATTTACTCCAGATTCCTTTACCTATTCATCTATGATAAGAGGAATGTGTAGGGAAGGAATGCTAGATGAAGCCCTTAAGATATTCAGGATTTTGGAAGAAAATGACCACATTCCTAATATTGATAACTACAACGCACTTATACTTGGATTTTGCAAAGCTCGGAGAACAGACATGTCAATAGAGATATTTCTGATGATGGTTAACAAAGGATGTGTGCCGAATGAGAATACCTATACCATTCTTGTGGAAGGGCTTGCTTTTGAAGAGGAGACAGATATAGCTGCAGACCTGTTGAAAGAGTTGTGTGGGAAGGAGGTTCTGAGCCAAAGTACTGTTGAAAGGCTTTGTATGCAATTCGACTTCAAGGAATTAATAGCAGCAGAGTAG
- the LOC137835045 gene encoding BTB/POZ domain-containing protein At1g04390 isoform X2: MKSGRDKEKQNDRCISSHMQTLHRRLLHTLNLGNRHFDEKTKRWRWQCANIEVQKNVLRSIGAFLDSLLGDARAARHAVVKESVPDILGALLWILQCKSEALLSMASTVAVKLVSVLPNPLLQSHMLDLVYCLSSLLSSHQVEVAIPCATALNFVISNLSATSEKEVMEALKEMETSFQIFGNIKDFAEGAKKIEYFEEMTLLLSTILWRWPPSRFPVCNDVILMKGLANIHTKTDSSTKLALLKLYTSIALCDSAARKLIEDEEVFPQMFVQAMGKSNPHAIRIEGFRLAQCLLRSQDNCLKVVDLCGEALVEAIICGMTETRLSSKKIGNNHGSLSVEACQLALITRWAGDHHTNFWKQGIDRVLLNLLIENIQDQLFEPVLSLEKQIYIAKEGLKGNYHLGIRSYLWDILGWLTIHCGENLNPCTHGSELCINLLITCACLSFVDTLEKWCRICQKDIDDHFQSEPVLRAVLMMIHSPCNSISSHTRFLLSDVLKVKGMPCLKSLLHTLDYTSSLESYGSFDKLQLVVNLIGFTCLSSLPEYQRCIIESKGIKVIVLLLKRCLDNDIHIERQSFIPHLHTTCHERSCCCFDKGDWEGSNVLLFYSLLGLTEILHQCDLLRENPQQFSREVTNISPQLVSKLQEICKSSSFSPGVRWYVSYLLTYFGYYGFPTELAKRIGKSLNMEEYSDMKLVLAKGESLSVHAVILAVRCPSLLPPQLLPCRKSSKEIADNFVRETMREVRLSSHVDYEALVLLLEYVYLGCLHGSEETAKKLKILAKRCNLQPLFQMLHRHRPKWGLPFPSFNLTSSFGLAGSCFSDVILAAKSNELVRWTCNICSNTVPHMHVHKVILQSGCDYLQGLFRSGMQERHQKDLG; encoded by the exons ATGAAATCTGGCAGAGACAAAGAGAAACAGAACGATCGCTGCATCAGTTCGCATATGCAGACCCTCCATCGCCGTCTTCTCCATACCCTAAACCTTGGCAACAG ACATTTTGATGAGAAGACAAAGAGGTGGAGGTGGCAGTGCGCCAACATTGAAGTGCAGAAAAATGTATTACGATCAATTGGTGCCTTTCTTGATTCCTTATTGGGAGATGCACGTGCAGCACGTCATGCTGTTGTTAAG GAATCTGTTCCTGATATTTTGGGAGCATTATTATGGATTCTTCAATGCAAAAGTGAGGCCTTACTAAGCATGGCATCAACTGTTGCAGTTAAGTTAGTTAGTGTTCTGCCCAATCCATTATTGCAATCACATATGTTGGATCTTGTTTATTGTCTATCATCCTTGCTATCTTCACATCAAGTAGAAGTTGCTATACCCTGTGCTACCGCTTTGAATTTTGTAATCTCAAATTTGAGTGCTACAAGTGAGAAGGAAGTTATGGAAGCACTGAAAGAAATGGAGACTTCCTTTCAAATTTTTGGAAATATAAAAGATTTTGCTGAAGGTGCAAAGAAAATTGAGTATTTTGAAGAGATGACTTTACTTTTGAGCACTATACTGTGGCGCTGGCCTCCGTCTAGGTTCCCTGTTTGTAATGATGTAATACTTATGAAAGGTTTAGCAAACATCCATACAAAGACAGATAGTTCTACTAAACTAGCACTTCTAAAGTTGTACACGTCTATAG CTTTATGTGATTCTGCAGCAAGAAAACTTATAGAGGATGAAGAAGTATTTCCACAAATGTTTGTGCAGGCAATGGGAAAATCAAACCCTCATGCTATTCGGATAGAGGGGTTTAGGCTTGCTCAATGCCTATTG AGATCCCAAGATAATTGTTTAAAAGTGGTTGATTTGTGTGGTGAAGCTCTTGTTGAGGCCATAATTTGTGGAATGACAGAAACTAGGCTGAGTTCtaaaaaaattggaaacaaCCATGGGTCTTTGTCAGTGGAAGCATGCCAGTTGGCTCTAATAACTCGCTGGGCTGGTGATCATCATACCAATTTTTGGAAACAAGGAATTGATAGAGTCCTTCTTAATCTTCTGATTGAAAATATTCAAGACCAATTGTTTGAACCTGTCTTGTCATtggaaaaacaaatatatattgcAAAAGAGGGATTGAAAGGCAATTATCATCTTGGTATTAGGAGTTATCTGTGGGACATTCTTGGGTGGCTTACAATTCACTGTGGAGAAAATTTAAACCCTTGTACTCATGGTAGTGAGCTCTGCATCAACTTACTAATTACATGTGCATG CTTGAGTTTTGTGGATACACTTGAAAAATGGTGCAGAATTTGTCAAAAGGATATTGATGATCATTTTCAAAGTGAACCAGTATTAAGGGCTGTTCTAATGATGATTCATTCTCCATGCAATTCCATCTCCTCACACACTAGATTCTTATTATCTGATGTACTAAAGGTGAAAGGCATGCCATGTTTGAAAAGCTTACTACATACTCTAGATTATACATCATCCCTGGAAAGCTATGGATCATTTGATAAACTTCAACTGGTTGTTAATTTAATTGGGTTTACTTGTCTTTCAAGTTTACCAGAGTACCAAAGATGTATCATTGAGAGCAAAGGGATAAAGGTGATTGTTCTTCTTCTGAAACGGTGCTTAGATAATGACATTCATATTGAAAGGCAGAGCTTTATTCCTCATTTGCATACAACATGCCATGAAAGGTCTTGTTGCTGTTTTGACAAAGGAGATTGGGAAGGTTCCAATGTTCTCTTATTTTATAGTTTGTTGGGCTTAACTGAAATTCTTCATCAGTGTGACCTTTTACGAGAGAATCCTCAGCAATTTTCTAGAGAGGTGACAAACATTAGTCCACAGTTAGTTAGCAAACTTCAAGAGATCTGTAAAAGCAGCTCTTTCAGTCCTGGTGTGAGATGGTATGTTTCTTATCTTCTAACTTATTTTGGATATTACGGTTTCCCAACTGAATTAGCCAAAAGGATTGGGAAATCTCTCAATATGGAAGAATACTCAGATATGAAGCTTGTTCTAGCAAAGGGGGAATCTCTGAGTGTTCATGCTGTTATTCTTGCTGTTCGATGTCCATCACTACTGCCTCCTCAATTATTACCTTGTAGGAAGAGTTCTAAAGAGATAGCAGATAATTTTGTTAGAGAGACCATGAGAGAAGTTCGATTATCTTCTCATGTTGATTATGAAGCATTGGTATTGTTGTTGGAATATGTGTACTTGGGATGCTTACATGGCAGTGAAGAAACAGCAAAGAAGCTAAAAATTCTCGCTAAGCGCTGCAATCTACAACCTTTGTTCCAAATGCTTCACAGACATCGTCCAAAGTGGGGCTTACCTTTCCCCAGCTTCAATCTTACTTCATCTTTTGGTTTAGCTGGAAGTTGTTTTTC GGATGTCATATTGGCAGCTAAATCAAATGAGCTTGTCAGGTGGACTTGCAATATTTGTTCTAACACAGTGCCCCATATGCATGTTCACAAAGTTATATTGCAGTCTGGTTGTGATTATCTACAAGGTTTGTTCCGGTCAGGAATGCAAGAAAG